The window TATGGCATAACTAAATCCCATTTCATTTTCATCAGTCTGATTTTCCCACAAACCCGCAGTAGGAGGCTTTTCTATTATGCTTTTAGGTACAGACAGTTGTTCAGCCATTGCCCTTACTTCAACCTTTAAGATATTACCTAAAGGTAAAATATCAACACCTCCATCTCCGTATTTTGTAAAATAACCTATTGATAATTCACTCTTATTTCCAGTTCCAACTACCAAGCAATCTAATATACTGGCATAATAATAAAGTACAATCATTCTTAATCTGGGTTTTATATTTGCTTTTGCCATTTTATCGCCTTCAGTTTCCATAATTAATAGCAGTTGATTATAAATTGCAGTAAGATCAATAATTTTATAATTTATATTATATTTATTAACTACCTTTAGCGAGTCTTCAATATCCAATGTATTACTTTCGCAGGGTAAGATTAAAGCCATTACATTATCAGGAAATACTTTCTTACATAATGCTGCT of the Atribacterota bacterium genome contains:
- the nadE gene encoding NAD(+) synthase, with translation MGIEIERKNIIYKIDRIAEWIREKVISAEKKGTIFGLSGGIDSAVIAALCKKVFPDNVMALILPCESNTLDIEDSLKVVNKYNINYKIIDLTAIYNQLLLIMETEGDKMAKANIKPRLRMIVLYYYASILDCLVVGTGNKSELSIGYFTKYGDGGVDILPLGNILKVEVRAMAEQLSVPKSIIEKPPTAGLWENQTDENEMGFSYAILDSFLKTGKVEDKEIENKILQMNRVSEHKRTRPPIPEI